From a single Actinomycetota bacterium genomic region:
- a CDS encoding 5-(carboxyamino)imidazole ribonucleotide synthase, protein MIVGVLGGGQLARMMALAGLPLGMKFVFCDPAPDACAADAGELICASYDDATALAAFADKVDVATFDFENVPESSIQTLADRVRVFPSAIALGMSQDRLREKNLFRQLGIPTADFAPVSSMEELNSAIAAIGLPAVLKTRRFGYDGKGQIVISSEEEVAPAWEAIRREPAIVERLVSFSREVSVIAVRAQSGEIAIYPLSENTHREGILRMAISRPGDAATHAASEMATSLLESLRYVGVLTLELFDTESGLVANEFAPRVHNSGHWTIEGAQTSQFENHLRAITGLPLGDTAALESVTMLNIVGEIPSAEEVLSVPGAHLHLYGKRPAAGRKVGHVTVRSSDHAVIDAALGKLSSLPGVG, encoded by the coding sequence ATGATCGTTGGCGTTCTCGGCGGGGGTCAGCTTGCCCGGATGATGGCGCTGGCGGGTCTGCCTCTGGGGATGAAGTTCGTCTTTTGCGACCCCGCGCCGGATGCCTGCGCGGCGGATGCCGGAGAGCTGATCTGCGCTTCTTACGATGATGCGACCGCGCTGGCTGCCTTTGCGGACAAAGTCGATGTGGCGACCTTCGATTTCGAGAACGTGCCCGAGAGCAGCATCCAGACGCTCGCTGACCGGGTGCGGGTATTTCCGTCGGCTATCGCGCTTGGCATGTCACAGGACCGCCTTCGGGAGAAAAATCTCTTTCGTCAGCTCGGCATACCAACTGCCGATTTTGCGCCTGTCTCCAGCATGGAAGAGCTCAATTCGGCCATCGCCGCAATTGGGCTGCCCGCGGTTTTGAAAACGAGAAGATTCGGATATGACGGAAAAGGCCAGATTGTGATCTCCTCGGAAGAGGAAGTCGCGCCCGCGTGGGAGGCTATCCGCCGAGAGCCGGCGATCGTCGAGCGATTGGTGTCTTTCAGTCGGGAAGTGTCAGTAATTGCAGTTCGCGCGCAGAGCGGGGAAATAGCGATCTATCCGCTGTCAGAGAACACTCACCGCGAAGGTATTTTACGCATGGCCATAAGCAGGCCCGGCGACGCGGCTACTCATGCGGCAAGCGAAATGGCGACGAGCCTGCTCGAGAGCTTGCGCTATGTCGGCGTATTGACGCTCGAGCTCTTCGACACCGAATCCGGGCTTGTCGCCAACGAATTCGCTCCCCGGGTCCACAATTCCGGCCATTGGACGATCGAGGGTGCGCAGACAAGCCAGTTCGAGAATCACTTGAGGGCGATCACCGGTCTTCCTTTGGGCGACACTGCGGCATTGGAGAGCGTGACGATGCTCAACATCGTTGGCGAGATCCCTTCTGCCGAGGAGGTCCTCTCCGTTCCCGGCGCGCATCTTCACCTGTATGGCAAGCGACCGGCGGCCGGCAGGAAAGTCGGGCATGTCACGGTACGCTCGTCTGATCATGCGGTCATCGACGCCGCGCTCGGCAAGCTGAGCTCGCTTCCCGGCGTGGGGTGA